In the genome of Actinomycetes bacterium, the window TCGGCGATGTCGGTCTCGAAGGCGACGACACCCTCCAGCCCGGGCTTGAAGTCTTCGGCGGGTGGCACGTCGGTGGCGGACGTGGCGGCAGGCGTGGACATACCCGGGATTCTGGCCCACGGCGCGGCTGGTCTGTCCACCCGGCCGTGCCAGAGTGCTGCGCCATGGACGAGACGAGCGACCGGCCGGTGCCCGATCCCGCGGCCATGCGGGTGGGCTACGACCCCGCGGACGGCAACGCCGGCCTGCTCGAGGAGGCGGCGCCCGGCGACCCGCTCGAGCTCTTCGCCCGGTGGTTCGCCGAGGTGGCGAGCGGTGGCGCCGGCGGCGCCGGGCGCCTCGCCGAGCCCAACGCGGTGGTCGTGGCGACCGTGACGCCGGACGGGTGGCCGGCGGCGCGGACCGTCCTGCTCAAGGGGTACGACGCCGAGGGACTGCGGTTCTTCACCAACACGGGGTCGGCCAAGGCCGACCAGCTGGCTGCGACCCCCCGGGCTGCGCTGGTGTTCCCCTGGCACGAGGTGCACCGCCAGGTGCGGGTCACCGGGACGGTCGCCCGGCTGCCCGACGAGGTCGTGGCCGCGTACTTCGCGACCCGGCCGCGCGAGTCCCAGCTCGGCGCCTGGGCCAGCCCCCAGTCCTCGGTCGTCGGGTCGAGAGCCGAGCTGGACGCCCGGCTGGCCGAGGTGGCGGCGCGGTTCCCCGAGGAGGAGCCGGTGCCGGTGCCGCCGCACTGGGGCGGCTACCTGGTGGTGCCGGTCGAGTGGGAGTTCTGGGTGGGCCGCTCCGGGCGGCTGCACGACCGGCTGCGCTACGTACGCCCGGAGGGGTCGCCGACCACCAGCGTGCCCTGGACCCGCGAGCGCCTGGCCCCCTGAGCAGGAAGGCCCCCCGGACAGCAGCGACCCCCGGGCCTTCGCGCGCAGGGGACGTGTCCTGCGCAGGCCCGGGGGTCGGGTGACTGCCTGGGATTCGCCGGTTCACGAGAGCCGGTGATCCGATCGGCGTCGGGTGCTGCTCGTGGCGCTAGCTGACAGCCACCTCACGCGTCCGATAAGTACTCAAGAGTTCGGACCACCTCCCTTCCGTGTACCGACGACGGTACGTCCCGATCTGCCGGTTCACAACGAAATTCCGCGGTGTCTCGAAGTGCGGGTCAGATGGCGATCCAGGTCGACTCGGCGTGGCCCAGCACCCGGCCGTCGCTGTCGTAGGCGGTGCTCGCTGTGAACGCCTTGCGCCCGTCGACGCCGAGCCGCTGGCCCACGACGACGCAACGGTCTCCGGGCTCCGGCAGCGCGTCGACCGCCGCGGTGATCCGGCCGAGCACCATCGGCCGGTCGCCGAGGTCGCTGGTCCAGCCCCCGGGGCAGTCCAGGGCCGCCCAGACCAGCTCGGGCGGGACCCGCCGGTCCGGGCCGGCCAGCGAGGCGTCGGGCACCCAGGTGGTCGCCACCCAGCCGTCGCCGTCGGGGCCGGGGTCGCCCACCGGGCCGGGCTGCAGCCCGAGGCCGCCGTCCGGGCCGCCCGGCGGCCGGTCCGGCCCGCAGACGAAGCAGCCGGGGAACGGGTGCCCGAGCAGCCCCCGGTAGGCCGCCTGGGCCGCGTGGGCGGTCTGCCATGGCACCGGCTCGACCAGCGCGGCCTCGAGCCGGCCCGCCTCGGCGCTCGCGACGGCGGCACCGCCGAAGCTCGCCGTCGTCGTGCCGTCCTCGACGGTGACGACCATGGCGCTCTCCAGCGGCGGTGGCTGGCGCAGCGTGACCCGCACCGCGGCACCGCCCCCGGTGAGGCCGCCGGTGCCGTCCCGGCCCACCAGGCCCGAGACCCCGGCCAGCAGGCCCGCGGTGTAGCCCCCGTTGCCGGTGTCCGGGGGGCCGCAGAAGCGCCCGGGTACCACGATCGAGCCGGTCTCCATGCCCGACGAGCCTAAGCCGTGGCGGCCGCCCGCCGACAGCGGTCAACTGCTACCGGCAGTGGCCTGCACGCCGCTGTCGGGCTGAGTTGATCACGGTGCCGTGATCAGCTCGGCGGCCACCCTGAGGTCGGCGACGAGGGCGGCGAAGGCCTGGTCCCGCTGGTCGCCGGGCGTGCGCAGCACGGCACTGGGATGGGTGGTCACCACGAACCGCCGCACCCCCACGGAGGTTTCCCGCTCGATCACCGACCCGCGGTCCTTCGTGACCCGGACCGACGGGCCGAGCAGCGACTTGGCGGCGGTGGCCCCGAGGGCGACCGTCACCTCCGGGTCGATCACCCGCAGCTCGGCGGCCAGCCATGGCCGGCACGCGGTGATGTGGCGCATCTCCGGTGTCTGGTGGATCCGCCGCTTGCCGGGGCCGGCCTGGGTGAAGCGGAAGTGCTTGACCGCGTTCGTCCGGTAGACGTCGCCCGGCGCCACCCCGGCCTCCTCCACGGCCTTCACCAGCAGGCGCCCGGCCGGTCCGACGAACGGCGCGCCCTGCCGGTCCTCCTGGTCGCCGGGCTGCTCGCCCACCAGTGCCAGCCGTGCGCTCGGCGGGCCGGCCGAGAACACGGTCTGGGTGGCCGGCTCCCACAGCTCGCACCCGCGGCAGCCCCCCGCGGCTGCCCGCAGCTCGTCCAGGTCGGCGTCGGCGGGCACGAAGTCGGCAGCGCTGAGCTCCGTCATGGCCGGAGTATCACCCCGTCCGGGGCGCACAACCCGCCGGCCTGGCGTCGTACGGGAGAATGGTCGGCGTGAGCGACCTCATCGACACCACCGAGATGTACCTCCGGACGGTCTTCGAGCTGGAGGAGGAGGGTGTCGTCCCGCTGCGGGCGCGCATCGCGGAGCGGCTGGGGCAGTCCGGCCCGACGGTGTCGCAGACGGTCGCCCGGATGGAGCGCGACGGCCTGCTGACCGTCGAGGGCGACCGGCACCTCGAGCTCAGCCCGCTCGGGCGCACGCTGGCCACCCGGGTCATGCGGAAGCACCGGCTGGCGGAGTGCCTGCTGGTGCAGGTGATCGGGCTGGAGTGGGAGCTGGTCCACGACGAGGCCTGCCGGTGGGAGCACGTCATGTCCGAGACCGTGGAGCGGCGGCTGCTCGAGGTGCTCGGCCACCCGACGGTCTCGCCCTACGGCAACCCGATCCCCGGCCTGACCGAGCTCGGCGACCCTGACCGGGTCGCCGACGACGAGGTCCTGGCGCCGCTGGACCAGGTCGCGCTGACCGGCGTCACCTCGGCGATCGTGCGCCGGCTGGCCGAGCCGGTGCAGGCCGACCACGCGCTGATGTCCCGGCTGCGACGGGCCGGTGTGCAGCCCGGGGCATCGATCACCGTGGGCCCGGGAGGTGACGGGCTGCTCGTCGGGTCCGGCGGCGAGACCACGGAGATCTCCGGCGTCGTCGCGTCGCACGTCTACGTCGCCGCCGGCTGATGCGCAGCATCACCGTCCAGGAGCTCAAGGCCGCGATGGACGCCGGCGAGGTCGGGGCGGGCGACCTGGTCGACGTGCGGGAGCCCTACGAGTACGACCAGGGCCACGTGCCCGGTGCCGAGCCGGCTCCGCTGCACACCGTGCCGGCACTCGTCCCCTCGCTGCCGACCGACCGGCCGGTGTACCTGGTCTGCGCCGTCGGCAGCCGGAGCGCGAGGGCGGCGGACTACCTGTCGAAGCTCGGCATCGACGCCGTCAACATCGAGGGCGGCACGGCCGACTGGATGCGCGCCGGCTACCCGGTCGAGCGCTGACCGGAGTGCCGTCGTCGATGGACGTGCGCATCGTTGAGACGCCGGACCTCGGCGACCGTTCCTACGTGGTCGGCGCTGGCGACGTCGTGGTTGTCGTGGACCCGCAGCGCGACGTCGACCGGGTCGAGGCGCTGCTCGCCGGCCGCCGGCTGACGCACGTGCTGGAGACGCACGTCCACAACGACTACCTGAGCGGTGGCCTCGACCTGGCACGGCGGCACGGCGCGACGTACGTCGTTCCCGCCGGTGTCGAGGTGGGGTACGACCGGGAGCCGATGGCGGACGGCGACCGTTTCGACACCGGGTCGATGCACTGGGAGGCGGTGGCCACACCGGGCCACACGCAGCACCACCTGTCCTACGCGGTACGGGTCGGCGACGAGACCGCAGCCTTCACCGGCGGCTCCCTCCTCTTCGGGAGCGTCGGGCGCACCGACCTGGTCGAGGACGACCTGACCGAGCAGCTCACCCGCGACCAGTGGCACTCGGTCCGCCGGCTGGTCGACCGGCTGCCGGCCGGGGCGGCGGTCCTGCCGACGCACGGGTTCGGGAGCTTCTGCAGCGCATCTGCGACCTCCGGTGACGCGTCCACGATCGCCGAGCAGCAGCGCACCAACAGCGCCTTCCAGCAGGACGAGGACGCCTTCGTCGCCGAGCTGGTCGCCGGGCTTGACGCCTATCCCGCCTACTACGCGCACATGGGGCCGGCCAACCTGGCCGGGCCGGAGCCGATCGACCTGACCCCGCCCTCGCTCGCGTCCGCCGACGAGCTGCGCAAGCGGCTGGCCTCAGGCGAGTGGGTCGTCGACCTGCGGGCCCGGGCCGCCTTCGCCGAGGGGTTCCTGCCGGGCACGCTGTCCTTCGACAGCGACGGCAACGTGGTGACCTACCTGGGCTGGCTGCTCCCGTGGGGCACGCCGGTCACGCTGCTCGGTGACACGGCGGAGCAGGTGGCCGCGGTGCAACGCGACCTGGCCCGCATCGGCATCGACCGGCCCGCGGCGCGCGCCGTGGGCGGCCCCGCGGTGTGGGCGCGGGGGAGCGACCTGGCGACGTACCCGCGGACCGACTTCGGCGGCCTGGCGCACGCGCTGCGCGAGGACCCGGGACTGACGGTGCTCGACGTGCGGTCGGCGTCCGAGCACCGCGAGTCGCGGGTCAGGGGGGCGGTGCACGTGCCGCTGCACCTGCTCGCGGAGCGGATGGACGACCTGCCCGGCACGCGGCTGTGGGTGCACTGCGGCTCGGGCTTCCGGGCCGCGGTGGCGGCCTCGCTGCTGGCGGCCCATGGGCACGACGTCGTGCACGTCGACGAGGACTTCGAGTCGGCCGACGCGGCCGGGCTGCCCCTGGAGTCCGGACCGGCCTGACCAGGGGTGACGCCGGCGCGCCACGCGGAAGCGGGGGCCGGGTTTGTGCCGCCTCGTGACCGTCCCGTAGCCTCTCCTCCGCCTGCCCGGAACCTCTGGCCAGGCGCACGCGAGGCCGCCGAATCCTGCCCCTCGCGCGCAGCAGGTCGACAGACGCCTGGCAGGAGCGGGGGACCCACAGGATTGTGGGCCCTCAGGGGTCCTTGGGGTCAAGCCGCCCCGGGGTCGCACCACGCGACGCCGAAGCGGCCGGGCAGCTCCCGCCCGAACCCGACAGCTCACCTCGTAGGCGTGGGAGAGGACGACGTTTGTCCAAGCATCGCCGCCCGACCAAGCTGCAGCAGTTCGCGCAGCTCTCCCGGGCCAACGCGAGTCCCCTGCACCTGGGTGTCGCCGCCGGCGTGGCCGGCACCCTGTCGATCACCGGCACCGTCGTCGCCCAGGCGGCGCCCACCGACGCTGCCAAGCGGCTGAGCACCAAGCCGGTCGCCGAGCAGACCGTCGTCGCCGGCGACCTGTCCAACTCGCAGAACGTCTTGGCGCTCAAGGACGCGGTCACCGACGCCCAGCGCGAGCGCGCGGAGCGCATTGCCGAGGCGAAGGCACGCGCCGAGGCCAAGCGCAAGCGGCTCGCCGCCAAGCGCGCGGCCGAGCGCCGTGAGGCCCGCCAGCAGGCCGCCGAGGCCCGGACCGTGCAGACCGCGTCGCGCAGCGTCGAGCGGATGAGCGCGTCGGCTGCCAACGTGCTCTCCATCGCCCGCCAGGTCGCGTCGGGTGCCTACTATGCCTACGGCGGCGCCGGCCCTACCGGCTTCGACTGCTCGGGCTTCACCTCGTACGTCTTCTCGAAGGTCGGCGTCTCCCTGCCGCACTCGTCCTCGGCGCAGTACTCGGTCACCACCCGGGTCTCGAGCCCGCAGCCCGGCGACCTCGTGTTCGTCTACAACGGCGGCGGCGGCAGCATCGGGCACGTGGCGATCTACGCCGGCAACGGCTACTGGTGGGAGGCGTCCAACCCGAGCACCGGTGTCGGCCTGCACCGCGCGTGGTCGACCAGCGTGTCGTACGGCCGGGTCCTCTAGGACCGGCGCGACCGGAGAGCTTCCGGCGCCAGGCGCCGGGCCAGCAGTGCGCGGCAGGCATCCCCCCCGTCCGCCGCGTACAGGGACCTCGGAGTCATCCCCCCCGGCTCCGGGGTCCCGCCACGTCCGGACCAAGTCGCCGGACGGCTCAGCGGCCGCTGGACCCGCCGGGCGCCGGCTGGTGCTCGGCCTGCTGGGGCCGGGACGACGACGGCTTGCGGAGGTACATGTCGACGTCGGCGGCCGCCACCAGCTCGTCGGCCGACTCCCCGTCGGCGCCGGTGACCGCGACCGTGCCGATGGTCACCGAGAGCTCGAAGGTCAGCCCGCCCACGTCGATCGGCGCGGCCACCGCCTCACGCAGCCGGTCCACCAGGTCTGCCAGCATCGCACCGCTCAGGTCGTCGGCCACCACCACGAACTCGTCGCCACCGAAGCGCGCCGTGGTGTCCCTCGTGCGGACCTGCGACTCGAGACGGCGGGCGACGATCGCGAGCACCTGGTCGCCGACGGCGTGGCCGTGCGTGTCGTTGACCGGCTTGAAGGCGTCGAGGTCGCAGAAGAGCAAGGCGCCCGGGCGCCGGTTGCGTCGCGCCTCGTGGATGGCCGCGTCGACCCGCTCGCCGAGCGAGGCCCGGTTGAGCAGGCCGGTCAGCGGGTCGCTGGTGGCCCGCCGGGTGAGCTCCTGGTGCTCCGCCCGGCGGTCGCTGACGTCCTCGAACTGCGCGATGCCGTAGAGCGCCGTCCCCGTGTTGTCGCGCACCACCGAGGTCTGCAGCGACACCCAGACCGGCTGGCCGTCGGCCCGCAGGTAGCGCTTCTCGAGCTGGTAGCGGTCCTGCGCGCCCTCCATCGCCGACCGGATCGCCTCCACGTCGGCCGGCCGGTCGTCCTCGTGGGTGATCTCGCCGATGCTGCGCTCCTGCAGCTCGCGCCGGCTGTAGCCGAGCATCCGGCACATCGCCTCGTTGACCCTCAGGAAGCGCCCGGCCGACCCCGGCGTGAAGTCGACGATCGACATGCCGAACGGCGCGTTCTCGAACGCGAGCCGGAACGCCTCCTCGCTCTCGCGCAGCCGCTCGGCGAGCCGGGCGTTGTCGATCGCGATGCCGGCCTGGGTGGCGTACATCTCGAGCATCTCGCGCTGCAGCTCGCCGGGACGGCGGCCGTCGCGCGGCAGGTCGACGGACAGCACGCCCACCAGGTCGCCGGAGATCGAGTGCAGCGGCGCGTAGAGGGCGTCCAGCGGGTGCCAGGCGTCGGGGTCGTCCAGCACCGGGATGTCGGGGACCCAGCTCGGGATGTCGTCCTGGTCGGCCATCTCGTGCGGCTCGTAGCGCAACGCCCCCCACGGCAGGGAGCGGTCGAAGGCGCGCTCCCACTTGTCCAGCGGGGTGCGCCGCCCGAGCAGGGTCTCGCCCACGTCCTCCGGCCCGGCCACCGCGACCGCCTCGACGGTGCCGTCGTCGTGGACCAGGCTCACGACGGCGACCTCGAAGCCGAGGCCTTCGACCACGCCGTCGACCACGGCCCGCAGCGTGGCCGCCAGGTCGGTGCCGGCGTTGAGCCGGACGATCAGCCGTTGGAC includes:
- a CDS encoding rhodanese-like domain-containing protein — protein: MDVRIVETPDLGDRSYVVGAGDVVVVVDPQRDVDRVEALLAGRRLTHVLETHVHNDYLSGGLDLARRHGATYVVPAGVEVGYDREPMADGDRFDTGSMHWEAVATPGHTQHHLSYAVRVGDETAAFTGGSLLFGSVGRTDLVEDDLTEQLTRDQWHSVRRLVDRLPAGAAVLPTHGFGSFCSASATSGDASTIAEQQRTNSAFQQDEDAFVAELVAGLDAYPAYYAHMGPANLAGPEPIDLTPPSLASADELRKRLASGEWVVDLRARAAFAEGFLPGTLSFDSDGNVVTYLGWLLPWGTPVTLLGDTAEQVAAVQRDLARIGIDRPAARAVGGPAVWARGSDLATYPRTDFGGLAHALREDPGLTVLDVRSASEHRESRVRGAVHVPLHLLAERMDDLPGTRLWVHCGSGFRAAVAASLLAAHGHDVVHVDEDFESADAAGLPLESGPA
- a CDS encoding C40 family peptidase, with amino-acid sequence MSKHRRPTKLQQFAQLSRANASPLHLGVAAGVAGTLSITGTVVAQAAPTDAAKRLSTKPVAEQTVVAGDLSNSQNVLALKDAVTDAQRERAERIAEAKARAEAKRKRLAAKRAAERREARQQAAEARTVQTASRSVERMSASAANVLSIARQVASGAYYAYGGAGPTGFDCSGFTSYVFSKVGVSLPHSSSAQYSVTTRVSSPQPGDLVFVYNGGGGSIGHVAIYAGNGYWWEASNPSTGVGLHRAWSTSVSYGRVL
- a CDS encoding UdgX family uracil-DNA binding protein (This protein belongs to the uracil DNA glycosylase superfamily, members of which act in excision repair of DNA. However, it belongs more specifically to UdgX branch, whose founding member was found to bind uracil in DNA (where it does not belong), without cleaving it, appears to promote DNA repair by a pathway involving RecA, rather than base excision.), encoding MTELSAADFVPADADLDELRAAAGGCRGCELWEPATQTVFSAGPPSARLALVGEQPGDQEDRQGAPFVGPAGRLLVKAVEEAGVAPGDVYRTNAVKHFRFTQAGPGKRRIHQTPEMRHITACRPWLAAELRVIDPEVTVALGATAAKSLLGPSVRVTKDRGSVIERETSVGVRRFVVTTHPSAVLRTPGDQRDQAFAALVADLRVAAELITAP
- a CDS encoding rhodanese-like domain-containing protein, with protein sequence MRSITVQELKAAMDAGEVGAGDLVDVREPYEYDQGHVPGAEPAPLHTVPALVPSLPTDRPVYLVCAVGSRSARAADYLSKLGIDAVNIEGGTADWMRAGYPVER
- a CDS encoding metal-dependent transcriptional regulator, with the translated sequence MSDLIDTTEMYLRTVFELEEEGVVPLRARIAERLGQSGPTVSQTVARMERDGLLTVEGDRHLELSPLGRTLATRVMRKHRLAECLLVQVIGLEWELVHDEACRWEHVMSETVERRLLEVLGHPTVSPYGNPIPGLTELGDPDRVADDEVLAPLDQVALTGVTSAIVRRLAEPVQADHALMSRLRRAGVQPGASITVGPGGDGLLVGSGGETTEISGVVASHVYVAAG
- a CDS encoding diguanylate cyclase; protein product: MAQVSIAALRDVQRLIVRLNAGTDLAATLRAVVDGVVEGLGFEVAVVSLVHDDGTVEAVAVAGPEDVGETLLGRRTPLDKWERAFDRSLPWGALRYEPHEMADQDDIPSWVPDIPVLDDPDAWHPLDALYAPLHSISGDLVGVLSVDLPRDGRRPGELQREMLEMYATQAGIAIDNARLAERLRESEEAFRLAFENAPFGMSIVDFTPGSAGRFLRVNEAMCRMLGYSRRELQERSIGEITHEDDRPADVEAIRSAMEGAQDRYQLEKRYLRADGQPVWVSLQTSVVRDNTGTALYGIAQFEDVSDRRAEHQELTRRATSDPLTGLLNRASLGERVDAAIHEARRNRRPGALLFCDLDAFKPVNDTHGHAVGDQVLAIVARRLESQVRTRDTTARFGGDEFVVVADDLSGAMLADLVDRLREAVAAPIDVGGLTFELSVTIGTVAVTGADGESADELVAAADVDMYLRKPSSSRPQQAEHQPAPGGSSGR
- the pdxH gene encoding pyridoxamine 5'-phosphate oxidase, giving the protein MDETSDRPVPDPAAMRVGYDPADGNAGLLEEAAPGDPLELFARWFAEVASGGAGGAGRLAEPNAVVVATVTPDGWPAARTVLLKGYDAEGLRFFTNTGSAKADQLAATPRAALVFPWHEVHRQVRVTGTVARLPDEVVAAYFATRPRESQLGAWASPQSSVVGSRAELDARLAEVAARFPEEEPVPVPPHWGGYLVVPVEWEFWVGRSGRLHDRLRYVRPEGSPTTSVPWTRERLAP